TGTCCCACGAACCATTTTAATAAAATATTTCATTACTTCATCCTCCCTTTTTCACCAGTAACTGCATAAGGCGCCTCTTTTGTTTCGGTGCCGCCGCAGGCGGTATTGAAAAAAATGCGCAGCATATTTTTTTCAAAGAAGCAGAAGCAGCGCCGTTGCAGTTACGCAGCCCCGCGGCTGTGGAGGCGAATGCTTTGAATTAAATGCATTTTAATTTTAGAAAACAAGTTTTATGAAAATCCGTCTTTGACAAACTCAGACTGAATTTCTAATACTTCAAAAAATAAAGATCTTACCCAACCCTTTTTCTTTCTTACACAGTTATATAAAATGTAGAAGAAATTATTCATTCAGAATTATTTCATCCTGCATTATTATATATGAAAGCAAAAAAATTATTCTTTAGCATTCTTGCATTGGTAACTGTTAATATCGCTATTGCGCAAGACATCGTTATCACATCACCCGATATTAAATTTCCGGAAGAGGTTACCATTACCGGCTTAGTAAAAAATGAAGCAGGCACTCCGCTTGCAAATGCTACTGTAAAAACTGTATTTGGAGATGCTTATTTTACAGATGGTAACGGGCAATTTTCTTTCTCCTTAAAAAAAGAAAAAGTAATACCCCAAAGCATCTTTATAAGCTACGATAGTTTGGTAACGGAAGTAAGAAGTTATCATCCGGTAATGGCAAACACCGATTATATGATTACACTTTATAAACCCGTGCAATGCTGTTGCCCTCAGCACCATTGTGATGAAATAAAGCACGCATCGTTAAAAATGTATTTTGAAGAGAACAGCATTGTGTTATCGGAACAAACCAAAAAGCAGCTGGATAGTATTTCAGGCATGGCAAAAGAATGTCCTTCAACGATCATACGGCTTACCGTATATGCAGATTATAAGAAAACGCTTCAACGATTGGCAGATGAAAGACTCGATGCGCTTAAAAAATACCTGATCGAACAGGATGGTATCTCTATCGATAGAATTAACCCCGGCAAAACAACCACTACTTCCAATGCCAATAGCGTTGATATCAAGTTGGAGTAAAGGCGTCAAAATGCATGCATTATTATGGCTTATCCTCTCTCAAAAAACCATTAGCAATTACTGTTTTATTAGGTTATCTTGTAGGTCAACCATAAAAACTTACAAACATGAAAAAGTTAATTGTGATCTTCAGTCTGTTCCTTCTTTTAGGAGCAAATGCCTTTTCACAGGAAATGAAAGAAAATGGAATCATCTACATCACACATCCCTATATCGACATGGTAAATAATTCTATGAACGCTTATGTAAAACAGGACAATGCGGCTTTCGGTAAAATTTATTCAGACACTGCAAAATTCTGGGCATCGGGTATGGATAAACCTATTGGCATTGCAGATGCCATAAAAATGTGGAGCACAGATTTTAAGTTTTACGACAGCATTAAAGTATTGACCGTAGGTTATCCTGATTATTTACATTATAAAGACCACGATTCCAAGATCGTTCAATCCTGGTGGACATGGGTAGGTAAATCAAAACGAACAGGAGCTACCGTAAAAGTTGATTTTGTACAATTCGACGGTTTTAACAGCGCAGGTAAAATAGATTTTGAAGGCATGTACGGCGATTTTTCAAAAATGGAAAAAGAAAAATAAGCAACCAAAATAATATTCATTTCAAAGCGGCTTTATGCCGCTTTGTTTTTATGTAGCTTAAAATATAAAGTTCATTCAAAGCAACATTTGGTCAGTATAAATCTTAAATTGGTATTTCAACTAACAGACCATGCCAAAACCAACCTATACTAAACCATTTTATTTTCTTTTTTTAGTATTACCTACAGGTATCAGCAGCGGTTTTGTGACCGTTACCTTGCCATACCTGCTCACACACCGTGGTTTTTCTGTTACTGCAGCAACAATAATTGCAGCGGCAGGTGTATCGGCAAATATTTGGCGATTTGTTTGGGGTCCGCTTGCCGATCTTACGCTTACTCTTCGTAAATGGTATGGTATAGCAGTATTGGCTACCATTATTACGTTGCTGGCGCTTTGCTTTATTCATTTTAATCCAAAAGATACTATACTGTTAACTGTTTTGGTTTTTGTATCACAGGTGGCGGGAACATTTGTGATGCTGCCTGTTGGAGGTTTTATGGCCAATCGTATTGAAGCGCATCATAAAGGAAGAGCTTCGGGATGGTTCCAGGCAGGCAATGTAGGAGGAACCGGATTGGGGGGTGGCGTGGGATTATGGCTCGCTAGTCATTATAACATAACGATTGCTGCTATTGGGCTATGTGTGATGTGTATTTTATCAGGTTTGGTTGTATTGCTGATACAGGATGTAGCAAGTGATAAAGAGAAAAGCTTTGAAGGGGAATTAGGCTTAATGGGGAAGGATTTGCTAGAAATGATAAAAATACCAATAGTGTTATTTGTTATTATATTGATCTTATTACCGATCGGTTCCGGGGCAGCGAATAACGTTTGGTCGGCTATTGCAGATGATTGGAAAGCCAGTGCAGATAGGGTCGCCCTGGTTACAGGTATAGTAGGTGGAATTGTTGGTGGTGTCGGCAGTATTGCCGGAGGTTTCATTGCTGATCGTTTTGGCAACTGGGTAGCTTACTTGGGAATAGGTGTGTTGTGTGCGCTGGTTACAGTGATAATGGCTTTATTGCCTTACCATCCTGATGTGTACACCGGTGGTGTATTGGCATATAATTTTACTACAGGCATGGCGTATGCTGCATTTTCTTCTATGCTGTTATATGCCATTGGTAAAAAGAATGCTTCTACTAAATATTCACTGCTTTCATCATTTGGTAATTTGCCGGTAATGTATATGACAGCTTTTGATGGATGGATACATGATAAGCATAGCAGCAAATATATGCTGGTTGCCGAAGCTGTTGTTGGTATCCTATTCGTATTGATCTCTGCCGTTGTTCTAAAAAGAATGATGATGAAAAAGTTAGTGCCGGAAATAGTAGAATAAACTTCATATCTTAATATAGTTCCTTTCTCTTCAAGCTTCCGCAAACGATTTCGGGAAAAAATTACTCAATTATTGTTGAAAAAGTACAAGGGAGTGACACAACAATGCTGATTATCGTTACTTTTGCTCACTTAAAAAAAAATCTCAAATGGCAAAAATAAAAGTAGCAAATCCCGTGGTAGAACTGGATGGTGACGAGATGACTCGTATTATCTGGAAATTTATTAAAGACAAACTGATCCTTCCTTACGTGGAAGTTGATATAAAATATTTTGACTTAGGCGTTGAACATCGTGATGCTACCAACGACCAGGTTACCATTGATTCTGCTAACGCTATCAAACAATATGGCGTGGGTATCAAATGCGCAACTATTACACCGGATGAAGCTCGTGTAAAGGAATTCAACTTAAAGCAAATGTGGAAATCGCCAAACGGAACTATCCGTAATATTTTGGATGGCACTGTTTTTCGTGAGCCAATAGTGATGCAAAACGTACCACGTTTGGTTACTAACTGGACGGCACCGATCATTGTGGGTCGTCATGCATTTGGTGATCAATACCGTGCAACCGATACCGTTATTAAAGGCAAAGGAAAATTAACTATGACCTTTACTCCTGAAGATGGCGGCGCTGTACAAACGTTTGAAGTATATAATTTTAAAGGTGATGGCGTTGCAATGAGCATGTACAATACAGATGAAAGTATTATAGGTTTTGCAAGAAGCTGTTTTAATATGGCTTTGAGCAAAAAATGGCCGTTATATCTTTCTACTAAAAATACCATTCTTAAAAAATACGATGGTCGTTTTAAAGATATTTTTGAAGATATCTATCAAAATGAATTCAAAGCAAAGTTTGATGAAGCAGGCATTGTATATGAACATCGTTTAATTGATGACATGGTGGCATCTGCATTAAAATGGAATGGCAACTTTGTTTGGGCTTGTAAAAATTATGATGGCGATGTACAAAGCGATACCGTTGCACAAGGCTTTGGCTCTTTAGGCTTGATGACCTCTGTATTGGTTACTCCTGATGGAAAAACATTGGAAGCAGAAGCTGCACACGGTACTGTAACACGTCACTACCGCGATCATCAAAAAGGCAAACCAACTTCTACTAATCCCATTGCATCCATCTTTGCATGGACAAGAGGTTTAGCATTTCGTGGAAAGTTAGATGGCAACCAGGCGTTGATCGATTTCAGCAATGCATTGGAAGCTGTTTGTATTGAAACAGTTGAAAGCGGCAAGATGACAAAAGACCTGGCTGTTTGTATTCATGGCAATAAAGTAAATCATGGTGAACATTATTTGTACACCGAGGAATTTTTAGATGCTATTGATGAAAATTTAAAAAAGAAATTGGCGTAAGATATTGATCATATCATGTAAAGGCAACAATTCATTGTTGCCTTTATTTATTGTAAACTTTTATTTATGCGTTTAGTAAGAATAAGTATTTTATCGTTGTTGTTGAGTGTGTTTTGTTATGCAGGTTTTTCGCAGGCATACACTATAAAAATGCGAATGAATGTAGGAGATACATTCAACTATGCTACAAAAATGGATCTGGACATGAACATGCCTGCACAGGACATGACTATGACCATCAATGCGGATATACGATGCTTATTCAAAGTGCTTCCAAATGACAGCATGGGATTTAAGCAATTGCAAATGACCTATAAAAAAATGAAGATGCGGAATAGTTACTTATCTGCACATAATTCAGATAGTGCAATGGATATTATTGAAAACAAATTTGTCGGAAGATCCATTGTATTGAAATTATCAAAAGATAACCAGGTAATGGAAGTAGTTGGGTTAACTGAATTGCTGAATAATGAGACAAATGAAACCTATCGTACAATGGCAAAAAACATGTTTTCAAAAGAGCAGGTGAGTAATCTTTTTGGAATGATGTTTAGCATGTATCCTTCTACACCGGTGAAGATCGGCGATAGCTGGAAAAGCAATGCCAATGTAAATATAAATGGTATCAATATGATCGTTGATTTTACGTATTCTTTGTTGGATGTGAAAGATAATTTGGCTTCCATCGGTTTAAGTGCAGTGATCAGCAGTTCAGGCAGCATAAGCGTCCAGGGAACGGAATTGCCGCTTAAGATGGATGGAGATGAGAAAGGAACGCTTTCTATAAATATGATCAATGGGGGGTATATGCACAATGCGAATTATACAATGGGCATTAATGCCGAGATGCAGGTGGCTGATCAGAAATTTGCAATGATATTGAAAGGAAATTATGCATTGACGGGCAATTAAATAACGTTTCTCTTAGTATAGAATGCCCGGCAGGTTCCGGGCATTTTTATTTAAAAAGAGTTTGAATGACAAACTTCTAAAGGCTATCAATCTTCGTTTGTCGAAGAAGGTCTTTTAAAAATTGGTATTATTTCTCTTTTCGTAAATCATTTTCCTTTTTTTGATAGCCATGTTGAAAGAAAAAAAGGACGTTTGTACAAATCGATCTCTCATGTGTCAATTTCAGCAATTGTATTTTAGTGATGATGGCTACGTAGTGCGTTGTAAAAAATGCGATCATTTCCAGGTAGGCTTTGCGAGCACCATGCTTACTGTTAATGAAAAGGATTTTGATATCCTGCTGGCCATTGTAAAGAAAAAATTGAATACAGAAATACAAACGAACCAGCTTGTAAAAAGTATTATCATACCCACTCCTTATACCGGCGTAAAAATCTTGCTCACACAACAGGAATTGCAGAAGCTACATGCTATGTTGGAAAACGCCGACAGTGAAATAAAAGCATTGGCACTTTTGGATCTATTTGAATGATTGCCTGAATGTCGTTTAAAAAAGCTATAGGAAAAATTCACCTTTGGCTCGGACTTGCATCCGGGCTCATTGTTTTTATAATTGCTATTACCGGCTGCTTGTTCGTTTTTCAAAAAGAAATATCTGAAGTGGTTTGGAAGAAAACTTTTTTTATCGAACCAAAGCAAACAACCGTTCTTCCTTTAAGCACATTGCAGGCAAAAGCCCAGGCAGCATTAGGTGATCAACCGGTTAAATATGTTACTACCTATAAAGCGCCTGATCGTGCCTGGGAGTTCATGGCTTATAAAACCAATGATACTGCGCTTACTTATTTCGGTGTAGCGGAGTATTATCGATCGGTTTTTATAGATCCTTATGACGGTCATATAACGGGCATTTTAGACTATAAATACAATTTCTTCAACATTGTAAAATACATTCATTGGAGTTTATTGTTGAATACAAAATATGGGCAGCCAATTGTTGGCTATAGTACGTTGGTCTTTGTCCTTCTTTTGATTAGCGGGTTCATCTTATGGTGGCCCAAACGATGGAATAAACATACTAAAGAGCAGGCGTTTACAATAAAATGGAAAGCAAGGTTCAAACGATTGAATTATGACCTGCATAATGTATTGGGCTTTTATAGTCTGATCATTTCATTAGTGATTGCATTAACCGGCATGGTATGGGCTTTGAACTGGTTTCAGACAACCGTGTACGTTATTGCTTCCCGTTCGATAACGCCTCCTGTACACATCGAAGTAAAGTCAAATACACCGGTAATACCCACTACACAAAACCCTTATGATATTGCTTACGCCGCTGCTGTGAAACGATTACCCGGCACAAGTGTATGGAATATTGAACCTGTAAACGGAAAAGATGCAACGATTGATATTACCGGTTATGCTGATGCTGATGTGTATTATAAATACGATGAATTGAAATTTGATCAATACACCGGTAAATTCTTGCATAAAAAAAATTATAAAGAAGCCAATGCCGGTGAGCGGTTGATCTATATGAATTATGATATTCATGTAGGCGCAATTGGTGGTATTCCCGGAAAGATCATTGCATTCCTGGCTGCGTTGATTGCAGCGTCTTTACCTGTTACAGGTTTTATTATTTGGCTAGGCAAGCGAAGGAAAAAGCCGGCCACCACTATCCATTAAAAAGCCTCCTATGTCTTGCACCTGCAAAAATTTTATTTCCCTAAATTTGCAGCCGCTTATTGTAGTCAATTAAAATTTTATGGGAAGAATTTTTGAAGTTAGAAAAAGCACCATGTTTGCCCGCTGGGATAAAATGGCCAAACAGTTTACCCGTATCGGTAAAGAGATAGCCATTGCTGTTAAAGCCGGTGGTCCGGATCCTGATAATAACCCTGCTTTGCGCCGTTGCTACCTTAATGCCAAGGCGGTAAATATGCCG
The Ferruginibacter albus DNA segment above includes these coding regions:
- a CDS encoding MFS transporter codes for the protein MPKPTYTKPFYFLFLVLPTGISSGFVTVTLPYLLTHRGFSVTAATIIAAAGVSANIWRFVWGPLADLTLTLRKWYGIAVLATIITLLALCFIHFNPKDTILLTVLVFVSQVAGTFVMLPVGGFMANRIEAHHKGRASGWFQAGNVGGTGLGGGVGLWLASHYNITIAAIGLCVMCILSGLVVLLIQDVASDKEKSFEGELGLMGKDLLEMIKIPIVLFVIILILLPIGSGAANNVWSAIADDWKASADRVALVTGIVGGIVGGVGSIAGGFIADRFGNWVAYLGIGVLCALVTVIMALLPYHPDVYTGGVLAYNFTTGMAYAAFSSMLLYAIGKKNASTKYSLLSSFGNLPVMYMTAFDGWIHDKHSSKYMLVAEAVVGILFVLISAVVLKRMMMKKLVPEIVE
- a CDS encoding isocitrate dehydrogenase (NADP(+)) codes for the protein MAKIKVANPVVELDGDEMTRIIWKFIKDKLILPYVEVDIKYFDLGVEHRDATNDQVTIDSANAIKQYGVGIKCATITPDEARVKEFNLKQMWKSPNGTIRNILDGTVFREPIVMQNVPRLVTNWTAPIIVGRHAFGDQYRATDTVIKGKGKLTMTFTPEDGGAVQTFEVYNFKGDGVAMSMYNTDESIIGFARSCFNMALSKKWPLYLSTKNTILKKYDGRFKDIFEDIYQNEFKAKFDEAGIVYEHRLIDDMVASALKWNGNFVWACKNYDGDVQSDTVAQGFGSLGLMTSVLVTPDGKTLEAEAAHGTVTRHYRDHQKGKPTSTNPIASIFAWTRGLAFRGKLDGNQALIDFSNALEAVCIETVESGKMTKDLAVCIHGNKVNHGEHYLYTEEFLDAIDENLKKKLA
- a CDS encoding DUF6263 family protein, with the translated sequence MRLVRISILSLLLSVFCYAGFSQAYTIKMRMNVGDTFNYATKMDLDMNMPAQDMTMTINADIRCLFKVLPNDSMGFKQLQMTYKKMKMRNSYLSAHNSDSAMDIIENKFVGRSIVLKLSKDNQVMEVVGLTELLNNETNETYRTMAKNMFSKEQVSNLFGMMFSMYPSTPVKIGDSWKSNANVNINGINMIVDFTYSLLDVKDNLASIGLSAVISSSGSISVQGTELPLKMDGDEKGTLSINMINGGYMHNANYTMGINAEMQVADQKFAMILKGNYALTGN
- a CDS encoding DUF6686 family protein; this translates as MCQFQQLYFSDDGYVVRCKKCDHFQVGFASTMLTVNEKDFDILLAIVKKKLNTEIQTNQLVKSIIIPTPYTGVKILLTQQELQKLHAMLENADSEIKALALLDLFE
- a CDS encoding PepSY-associated TM helix domain-containing protein, translating into MSFKKAIGKIHLWLGLASGLIVFIIAITGCLFVFQKEISEVVWKKTFFIEPKQTTVLPLSTLQAKAQAALGDQPVKYVTTYKAPDRAWEFMAYKTNDTALTYFGVAEYYRSVFIDPYDGHITGILDYKYNFFNIVKYIHWSLLLNTKYGQPIVGYSTLVFVLLLISGFILWWPKRWNKHTKEQAFTIKWKARFKRLNYDLHNVLGFYSLIISLVIALTGMVWALNWFQTTVYVIASRSITPPVHIEVKSNTPVIPTTQNPYDIAYAAAVKRLPGTSVWNIEPVNGKDATIDITGYADADVYYKYDELKFDQYTGKFLHKKNYKEANAGERLIYMNYDIHVGAIGGIPGKIIAFLAALIAASLPVTGFIIWLGKRRKKPATTIH